ACAACCTCAACTCTTCTGTGCACTGTTGAACTAAAGACTGAGTGTCTGAGTCTGATGACCTGTGGTCTCCAATGCTGAGCAAGTCTAAGATCTCTGAGAAGCTGGAGTGTTCGAGGGAGGACTGTTTAAACTGTCTTCTGAAGAGGTCCTTTGTCAGATTTATTGCGCTCTGCACAATCACAGAGGGTTGATACTTGTTGAAAGCATAGTCTGCAAGACTCAGCTCGCAGACCTTGCGGGCAAAGAATTTATACTTCTTCATGGTGGAGAGCTGGTCCTCAGTTGGTTTCCAGCCCTTGCACTTTTTGCCCTCATGCACTCTGATGATCTTAGCATCTTCTTCACTAACTCTGTGCCAGGATAACTCCCGATTGATGAAGTAGTCGAGGAAAAAAGCGAGGGTTGGTGCAGCCAGGCGAAAGTTGAGTCTGACAAGAATAAGACATTCAAGGTTGCAGAGCTGCTCTCTGGAGAAGGAGTTGCAGCAGAGTGAGAGCAGGTGCTTGATGCGAGGCGAACACACCTCAACCTAACggatataaaaagaaaataaatcattataatCCAGTTTTCAACATCATGGATACGGTTAGAGCTGGATTCATTTTGAAAATAGAGGTATTGCAATGTAGAACAATAACTAGCCCATTTGTACAGGttaagataataataatgtccCCAAATTCCCACAAATACCACTTTGTGAATTCAGATCATGCCTTCAACATCGGGTGGTAGTATGAGCTTAGACTGATAGAAGAAGGAGGGGGCAGAACTTGGGCTGGACAGCTTCTGGCTATAACTAGAATGCCAGACCACCCTTTAACAGGAACAGGACTGATGCATGAATGAGGAACAGGGAAGAGATGGGGTGGCAGTGGGGATTGCAAATGATTTGTCACGGGAacagaaggtgaggatgtgaatttatagggtgttAGACGGTGGAAGAAGGAGGGGCTTAAGGCACGTTCCTCCTCCAACTTCAGTTCTAGGACTTTGAGTTCTTTTatcagaggagagaagagatgtATTACCTCAAAAGCGAATAAAAACGTATTTAAAGTGACCTGACTAATCTCCAGAAGTTACAAATGAACAGTAGATTGAAAACAGCTTGGGTTCCTACATCTGTTGGCTGCAAACTCTTAATACAGCAAAATATTTACAAAGTATTTTGagcatttttcctgtttttaataGCAACGTTAATTCACCTATAATTACcaaaaaatacatgaatataTTGTTAAAATCGCATTTAACAATGTTTCTTTTGCTACAGGTTTTGCTATGGTACTTTTTGTGATTCCTATATGATTCAACCTATATGTCCTCTGTatttaaaagtgaaagaaagagtgcCATCTAGCTGTAGCCACACAGACAAAGGAAGGCTGAGGAAAGCCTCAGCTTGGACAAAAGAAGTCCAAGCCTGGGCAGCAATTAGCCAACTACCTAGCGAGTTAACTGAATAAGCCAGCTGGCTAAAGTGTATGTGAAGTAGCTCACATTAATATTAGCTAAAAATCTGTTAGCTCCTCTGTTGTAGAGATACATAATTAAGTTACATATTTAAATAGTTAGATAATTAATCAGCAGGACAGCATAAATCattcggtgtgtgtgtgtgtgtgtgtgtgtgtgtgtgtgtgtgtgtgtgtgtgtgtgtcagataATCTTAACTCTAACCCTAGCCCCACCCAGCATTTGGTCTACAGGACTGCAACTGGATAGCACTGAAGTGATTCACTGTTCTTTAACTTCATAATCACTATTCTGTTTCACATCCAATGTGCTGGACTACAGTCAAAACTTGGGGTGAATGTCCATTTATTGATTAATCTTCTCAAATGACTATCTGCATATATACTATACGGTTCCTGTTAAAAACCACCTGAGATTATTATTTTGTGCTTGGTTTAGCACAAAGTCTTGTTACCAGGGTCACCAGGCCAATTCAGACAAGGTGAGAGTTGTTAAATGGCAAAGTCCCTTCAAAGTTGCTCATGTTTTGGCTCCAACATCTGTCAAGGATTCTGATGTGTCATCCTAATTTCACATGGAATGACCCAACAACTGTAGTGGTACTTTAAATGTGTTGATTGAAAATATGTAACTTAAACACTACTgtgttgtcacgattggcccctcccagtcctgtccatgtgttcatgttttggtttagccccctcctttcatgactccgcccctgattgtctccacctgttttccacctgtccctcgttttccatgtgtatttaagccctgtgtttgccccttgtctttgctggtctttgtttgctgtattggtgtttgctttgtttgattgtgctgatctttgtctctgttgttgcttgaatctctgtctgtgttgttttgtagtgtttgattcttgtttgaggttctgtggtctttattgtcatgtctgtcaggcgatctctacgtgttggctatatgaacctggaccattctgaacacgaccctggatttgcccatgataaaagtcgcttatctcggcacgtgcgtccgcctccgtGCTCCACGTTACATGTGTAAAAGTAAAAGATACTCTTGCTTGAATATTATAGGAattatttctgaggagattagatattagATTATCCACTTGtttaaaaaaggggaaagacaaaaaagtgaaacagcaggagtttccaaaaccaaattattaaaagctccagagaaaatgggattcctaacaacgacctgcaagacctggtagacgaACAAGACTCTCACCATCACCTAAACAGTacgtaaagctttcatctttgagagagatgagaagatCAAGCTGTTTTAGATCTGAaagcatccacaggtgtttctgcccatccttccactgtgaaaagacaactcagtgctatgagtctgaaaggatgtacagcTGTCAagtagctgttactgagaaaaagaacaaaacttactaatcaaacaaagaacctgctgctgttttcagaacaattgactgaccaccccagagtccagacctcaacatcacggAGCGTCTTTAggatttggatcatgagaagcagaaaagactgaactttggaggtgtggaaaaatatctctaccgaaaaactgaaagcaagtcttctgaaaagacgGTAAGAAATATTATAACAGCAATCCAAACTGACTCCAGTCACTTACATGTTTCGTGGCGACCAGTAAGGACGTGACACCCAGCAGCTGGAAGCAGTCCGCAGCCACAGACGTGGTGACCAAAAAACGGTCCATGATGTTCACAGCCAAGCAACAGGATTCAAAGGAGAGGCTGAAGTGTTTACAGACAGCTATGAGCCAGCTCACCAGCTTGCAGCGAGCTTCAGCCGTAATCTGTGAAAATATGTTCAGCACAGCATGAGGTGTGCCATGGCTCATGAGTTTGGAATCAGTTTGTTCGATAAAACAAAGCCAGTTTTGTTACAAACATGTATaaagaaatcaataaataaatgggaTATGATTCTAGTAGTTTCCAACTTTATAggtttcaaatacattttagtttCCAGTCATCCAGAATGACGAATGCAGCTATAGATGATTCCAAAATGCTGAAACTAATCACACTTGACACTTTTACCGAACGGCTGTGGCCTGATCTTTTCTTGATTAACACATTCCTAAGATTACCCCGGGTCAGTCGAtctaatgtttttgttattggaTAATAGTGACTTGTGCATTTATACTGACGTACAAGAAAATGTGTTAAAgatatgttttgtgtgtgttgggggtggggTGTTGGGGGTGGGGTGATGGGGGTGGGGTGATGGGGAGGGGAGGTATAGCGAACAACGCATTTAGTTTAAGAggattaaaagtttttttttctttcaaagggAAAATTAATAGTTTTGAGGTTAgaagcccccccaccccaccccaccccaaacAAGAGGCAAAAGACCCCCTTTACTAAATGCCATTCCTTTGTTTAAAATGGAaggtgttttttattattattaataaataataataacttttattgtattatatattatatattatattttattaatttttattttattataaagttattttatataatatcaCAATGTAACTAATATTATCACAATAActatttaattaataaacaaaattgacatttttttgtcATAGCTTATTAAATAAAAGACATTTATTGGTGTCTTAACTTCATTTTATAATTTGATTAACAACTAATTTCTGAAAATGCAAAACCTAGAAATGATGGATAATAGAGGGGTAAAATGCCCCTTTataagattttctttttttgcactaTAAAAACATAACTGCCTTCTGTTTGTGTTAAACTCCTGCACAGATACAGTTTCACTTTAGACTAAATGGACATTGGGCCTTGTTCACCAACTGATCTTAAGACAAAATTTCTTCTTTAAACCCACATGCATAGTTTTCACGTAGATTCTGGCATTCAGTTATTTGGAACTAATTCTtaagtaagaacagaatctacactcACTCAAGAGCACAATAGGTGCAAAcagttctgcggtttaagaacatgtcatgaagtTGATGTTGACTTTTTCTTAAGACACTTcccaagaacaaatttaagaaaaagccTAGGAAGATATTGGTTAATGAGGCCCATTCTTCTTTAGGGGGTGCAATTTCCCTCTATGTCAGTGTTTCCCAGCCCCTGTCCTGGGGTAACCCTGTCCACTTTACTGTTTTCCTGCTGTAACACATCCACTTCAACTTGGAAGGGCTTGTAAATGAGGGTGGCTGGGTTTCCCAAAAATATTAATTTGAGGTGGTAGTGCGAgcatcacactaaacacactaaaCAATGTCACTACCAGTTATGATTGTCTTAACATTAACATGCTTCTGGGACACTGGGCCTTGGTTATTTGGGGTGCTGGCTGCAGGGCGAATATtaaatgtgcaggacagggAGAGCTTTAGGACCAGGACTATGAACGCACATCTTTTAATTCTTACTTCTTGTTCTTCCTAACACTTCCCAACACCTATACGGATGAACACTATCTAAAGACAAAGACTATTAATATGAGAAGAAATTCTCTATATtagaacattttcaaataatacaCAAATGAAGGTGAGACCAGTTCAATACTGTCTAAATATTCAGTTACAGAAGGCTACACTCATATAGTACCACAAAAAGTTCCATGATTTGCAACAACGGTGGAATATTTTTTGGTGCTCTACAG
This sequence is a window from Pygocentrus nattereri isolate fPygNat1 chromosome 20, fPygNat1.pri, whole genome shotgun sequence. Protein-coding genes within it:
- the LOC108412161 gene encoding cyclin-O, whose product is MSTFSDSGFEEDLQSPSPSKLFTAPRTGELNERLTAECHEMNYDESCFIIQRNNEKKFLAVNCLACQPQITAEARCKLVSWLIAVCKHFSLSFESCCLAVNIMDRFLVTTSVAADCFQLLGVTSLLVATKHVEVCSPRIKHLLSLCCNSFSREQLCNLECLILVRLNFRLAAPTLAFFLDYFINRELSWHRVSEEDAKIIRVHEGKKCKGWKPTEDQLSTMKKYKFFARKVCELSLADYAFNKYQPSVIVQSAINLTKDLFRRQFKQSSLEHSSFSEILDLLSIGDHRSSDSDTQSLVQQCTEELRLLVSLNQESIQDLLAMV